A segment of the Mercurialis annua linkage group LG4, ddMerAnnu1.2, whole genome shotgun sequence genome:
AacttataacttataaatatatttgcatAAGCTAAGCAATTTGCAAGAAGCTTCTATGGATTTGAAATCAATTAATATAGAAAGGTATAGGTGTCCttaaatgaaaaaacaaatctaaaatggGGATCCCCTCCACAGGTAGGACATGCTGGTGCATCAATGTCAAATGATAAAAATGTACAGTCAAAGTAAAAAACTCATTTtcaacttttatatatatatatttcagtgATGCCCCTTTCTTACCTTCCATAACATTTGTTGACCAATAGGAATGTGCAATTTCAGcaactaattaaatttctttttatgAAGAATGATTATCTCACTTTAGTCTTTGCTAATGATTCAATGTCCTATAATTTGTTTTGTCCAAGTGTTAATTCTGAGGTGTGATTATTAATCAAACCCTAAATAGACCTTCTAACCAacatcaaataagtcatttcaTTATCTTCAAACCTATACAATTTTACTTGCAACGACACAATAGTACTGGCTGAATATATTGTCTGACCTTTGAACTTTTTGTTGcgtatttttagtttttaagtGTTATTTCAAAAAGAGTAAATCCCACATTAAAAGTTTAAAGAGACAAATCGAATGTTTCAAGTGCCAAATGGACACAGAGGGATTTAATGTTCAAtgttacgtatttatcaagttcaggggtcaaatcaaattatttaacaaattcaaaagtttgaaaggtgagacgttaagtttaagggttagatgggtaaaaaagtacaaatttaggggtcaaactatatattaagccaTATAAGTACTCATcacttcttttattttttttcttaattaatagaaaagataaattaaatttcaaaacaaattctacaCTCTTTAGACATTATgcaataatatattaaaaaaacctCTTTATAATAagaaggcttatccccttaaaatccccccaccttttacccccaattcgtttgcaccctcacgttgtaaaaccaccaaatatacccaaattacgacctttcactttcaattgcaccctcaagtattaaattgacctctttttacttgacaaatgttcaaatcaatactttaaattttagcatatattttaaaataggacttaatattttatttaaaacaaaaataaacctattttttcaagtgaaaagagctcaatttaatgtttgaaggtgcaattgaaagtgaaaggtcgtaatttgagtatatttggtggttttgcaatgtgagggtgcaaacgaattgaaggtgaaaggtgaggggtttctaaggggataagcctaatAAGAATCCTCTCTAACTTTATACTCAAAAAGCTTTATTTTGATGGTAGTGAAACAGTGATTTTGCCCTTTGACTGAAAATATTCatcgtttcatttttttctattttatcctaattttgttttaataaatttcactgttttttttttatatttattggaTTTCTTGATATGTAAATGGTTCTCATAAATTCTTGACACTTGAATTTTCCGGATTTTTTCACCCTCGAAATTTCATTTGTGGATTTTTTTCCGTGTATCGTTCTGATTGAAGTTGTCAATATTGtttcattttaactttttaccaTCAACAATTGCTAacacataattttaatttttttccactCTAATTTAACAAATGGCTGCAATTGAACttaaaaattgatgattttaagctataaacgaaaaaagtcaaaaagatGAATTActtttcaataattaaataattaagccttaaataaGTATCTATTATGTTAAATTTAAGTAAgctcaagttttttttttgaaagtcaGTTAGTACctgataattatatttgacGTTAATTTCTTTAAATCTAAATCGAACATAatcacatatatataaaaatcgCTCTATCAATTTCCTGATGTGTCTATATATTTAAACTCAATTCAAAatttctaattaaataaaacttgaACGATCTCTTATCCCTTTATCTAATTACATTACAAATTGTTATAGAATGCACATCATATGTAACAAAAAGTTTCATTTGAATTTTCAACTGTTTGATCAATTTTCAATCTCGTCaacttttaaaccaaacgtggCATAAGACTTGCGTCAAAATATGAGTGAAAATGCTTTTAATTTGTTGACCATGCCAGGTGGAAACGTCCTAATCAGCAAGATGTGGATGTTGGAACCAATCAAATTCAACCAAATAactctaaaattaaatttctattttaatttaaatttgcatatatttacaaatatgCTAATACTTATTAGCTCAAAAAGAAAGTGTTTGCTCATATAACTTTTTGGTTTTATTGTGCACTCTAAAAGCCTGGTCGGGGTGTGTGTGAATGTATAAACAAAGCTTAGGGGCCAATCAATGCACTCCACATGGcctataaatatcatttttttttttagaatttataaatatattatttggaTAGCAATTAGTAGAATGGTTGACTATAGCAAAGCTTCCATTTCCAGAGAACAATGATACACATTATGGCACGCACAAGACACCTACAAAACATTCcatctcttttttatttggaGTTCTTCATGCATAAAAAGTGGAAACTACAAATCTTATGATCTATCAAATTCAAGATAGAATGAAGAACTTATTTAATGGgaaatttttttgtatatatatttacagTATGGCTTCAATTGTGATggaattagaaaaaattaattaatcaaaaaaaacGTTTGATTGCTCGATAagtgaaatattaaaaaagcaTATGGAGAGGATATAAAGACAGTCGGAAATAATCGGTAATTAGCGGCTAAAAGAGGTTGTCGTCCACCAATCCATTAATTTTTCCCTTGGCTCTAAGtatttaaatagtaaattattattttatttataactttgaCCATTTTACCTATTCCTATAAAGACATTTATACAACTTGATTtgtcaattttgtttattaaaacaaatatattcaGAGCGTGTTTGGTCTGACGTGGATTGTTTACATAGATCTACTTAATTGGTTCatctaaaaaaaacttaaacttCAAATGAATTAGAGTCTGTATATAATTATTTCAGTGtgtaaactaataaataaaattgtccatattttttttagaaatgtatttgataaaaCAGTTAAAATTCTGAATTGAAAAgttattttgcctttttaaatATGTGCTCGTGCATATTTCCAAcagtaaatactttaaaaataaaaaaatgctacatattttatttattttcagtaTATAAGATATATTATGTTTATGTATAGTAAAAACTACTAGatataataagataaaataatttgttaTGATGATGATAAAAAGTGACATAAAAGAACTTGGaaaattagtatttaaataCCAAATTCGTCCAATTTCATTGGGAAATTATTTCTTAGTTCCGATATGTAATGAATATGATGTTGTGAGGGAAGCACCTTTGCAGACTTTGCGCATGGAGAGGAGCCGACTGACTATAattactttaattaaaaaaatcccatCTGTTTGCCACAGTTCTCCTATTgttctattttctttttggcttcaattataatttttattaataatttaaaatgtttttaaaataactaactCGTGTTTTATGTATATCAATAAAGTTTGTTCTGTTCCCaattataactaaaataatgttatttaatCCATCTTTTTTTAACTAATCTTATTGTATAGTCTGATGTGACAAAAAAAACGAGAGGagagattaatttttttatttgagctgtatatttttagaaaacaattgaacaaataaaaatttaacacgTAAGAAGGAAAAACGAAGATGGTACAAATCAGTGAATATAAAGCATTTTTCTTATAATAGTCCCGCCTATATAACTCAATTTTCGATGGATTTAACTCGCATAACCAAAAAGttagattaataaaaaaaatatcgacTCAAGCTAAGTGAAAATGCGACTCAAACGGTAACATCAAAATACttaagttttgttttaaaaaaagacataaaaactTGGCTAAAGTACAACATTTAGCCAAGTTTTAATGTCTTTGCGCATTGTTTTTGCGCAAAATGTTAGGTCTATTTCAGGTCATCAGGAATGGTTCTCGAATTATTCTGAATTCCTTTCATTTGTTATTGCTTCGGATTTGTTGGAATAAAATTGTCTGctgttttcaaaaaaaaaaaaaatcaatctctCCTCTCTCTTAGGATCTGCTGCATTTTGAGGTTCCATAATTAAGTATACAATATTAGTTCAGTTCAAAGTTTAGCCAGAGTTTTATTTAACCAAACATCAAAATAaaccaaaattattttaaattttaaatttatcaattaaattgaatatgagaTTAGTCAAACTGAATCTAATCGATTTGGTTAAATTCAGCTCTCCAATTAAACAAGATTTTCAATTGCCTCTTGTAGTTAATAAgttatttcataaaaatatgaTATGACCTGAGATTTTTCTCTACAATAGTTGGCACAaaataattcacattttatCTACAATGAAGTCAAAGTCTATAAAAacttgaatatatatatatagaacaTGACCAAATTTTCAATTCTAGAGTGTAAAAATTTAGTttctaatttcatttttattttgcaaTCTTCATTATGAATTACTATATGTAGCATTAAATAACTAAGAAATAACATATATGTCGTGTctataaatttaattctaaattctaaactcaaaaatataaaaaatttgaagaCTAGGCTTGTGTCAGGTCGTTACAAAACTCAGTTTAAAAAAAGCCTGCTTTGCTATGCATTGGCCTAAAAAAAGACTAACAAAGCAGTCCTGCGATCTACAAGCATGAATAGAAAACTATGGACTTGGCCCAATAACATGAAAGTTGCAATGGACTACATATGATGAAGGccgaaaaaaagaataaatatgaTCACAGCACTAATAATAAAATGcatttatttatgtttaaaaaaaaacctcTTTTTTCAACTTCAAAAAGATTgattaatatttgatattataCAAATTCATTCACAAAtcacattaaataaaatataaataacagATTATATGAACAAGACACATGGAGTTGCAGAGGCCTAAATATTATGACGAATACCATGAACAAAATGAATCCCAGCCCCCAATAGGCTACCTCCTCACACTTCAATTTCATTCAGTTTTTACATTGAAGAAGATAAATTAAGCAATGAACATTAAGATTACGAACCACGCACTAATTTCATTACAGGCATAGCAAAAAGCCAGAAAGCACACCAATTCATTTCAATGTCATGGCCAAACTGAAATAGTTAAAAGGTTCCCTTAAAGTATCAACAGATTCTCATTCGAATCAACAATAGATGCACCGAACCAATCCTAATACCAAATTGTTACAATAAAATGCAACAACTCACTAACACCAAATCTATGCAATATCAGAACCCAAAAGCCAAGAACTCAGAAGAACCCGGAAATAATCAACATAAGACCAAGATAAGAGATCATGTCCAAAATATTGATGCAGATGGCAAATATGTAATGATGAGAAGACACAACTGAACGACATAATAATACCATATATGTCTCTAAACAAGGTAGATAAAGAGTTAATTCACATATGTCATCTTACACGAGTGAAGTACAGATACTACCGATATTCAGTTAAGTAGTACACTACCAGTTTGTGTCACTATAGATAGGAATAGAACAGTAGATAGCAAAACGTAGGAGGATATGAGCAGTGACCTAAACAAACATACAGGAATTAAAGTTTAGGCCCTTTCACCACGAATACGCCTAGCAAGTTGGATGTCCTTGGGCATAATGGTGACCCTCTTAGCATGGATGGCACAGAGATTAGTGTCCTCAAATAAACCTACAAGATATGCCTCTGCTGCCTCCTGAAGAGCAAGAACTGCATGGCTCTGAAACCTCAAATCCGTCTAAACACAAACCAAATGTAACTAATTGCCATATATGAGAAAGATAATTGaattaaacaaaagaaaacagTAATTTTGCATACAAATTATTACCTTGAAATCTTGTGCAATTTCACGAACAAGACGTTGAAAAGGCAGCTTACGGATCAAAAGTTCAGTACTTTTCTGATACTTACGAATCTCACTGTTGAAAAGACATGAATCTCACAATTATCAACTTATTATGACCAGAATATATAACTATTTAAAGGGTCATGAGAAAGAAAACCTACCGAAGAGCCACAGTACCAGGGCGGTAACGATGAGGCTTCTTGACTCCACCAGTCGTGGGTGCAGACTTCCTTGCAGCCTGAAATTTCAAGAAAAGAACCAAATATGAGAAAATTGACAACTAACAACATTCTGATAGAGCCAAAGATGCCAAAGATATAATTTCTTTTCATCCTAATTTAGCACATAACATAAAAAGATCAAACGAAGTTCATTCATCCAGCTATTCGAACAAAAACCAAGAATACATAACACCACCATCAACTCAAATATGCTTCATCATAAGCCAGTACAGAGCAAATAGAACAGGAAAATCCACTTAAAAAAACATTGCTAGTGTAGGCAAATCAAAATAGCAGTCAATTCAGCCTAAATTAGGTTTAACAACTTATAATACAAATTCAAAACGCATAACTGGGTTATGTGTTTGTCTAGTACCCTAAATCAAAAATGttctgaaaattaattacaacaCATAAATGACTCCATTTCGTTAGTGAAAacgaaaataattaaatattttcacaCAAGAAGGAAAAACACGCAAAAATAATTACAGGATAACGGCATACAAACTTGAAGAacaaaccaaaacaaaaaataaatacgTAAAGGAAACGAGAGAGAGGACCTTAGTAGCGAGTTGCTTGCGAGGAGCCTTGCCGCCGGTGGATTTGCGAGCGGTTTGTTTGGTACGAGCCATTGTTTTTCAAATTACCTGCAAAttacaaacttacaaattaaaaaaaaaaaaaaaattgaaacacagTTGTTAGGGTAAATGTAGAAGATCGAATCGGAGAATAACAGAGAAGTACGATCgatcttttatctttttgaaaagaaaaagacgATGGATCTAGGTTTCTGCGGGAATGGAACTTACCTAGGAGAAAGAAacgtttcttttctttttactaTTTCGAATTTCGAAAATGTGGCCACTATGGATGGGATATCGTGGGATATATCGTGGGATAGTTGCTGGCTTTTATAAGTCGGAAATGGAATTTACTGATAGgctaaaacgacaccgtttggTTTAACATATTTCTCACCTTTTCAGGTACTATAGAAATATAAGCAACAGTGTAAACAATTTGAAACTGTAATGtatctttttttcctttttttgtgGCGTCCATGTCAACATTTTTGGACCATAAATCGTAGACTGATGGTTAAATTTTCTCGTTATGCTCGTTCATATCctcctttttttttcaaagtttataaatttatacttaGCAGTTTTTCAAGATAAATTACATCGGTTAAATCATCCATAACtatagttaattttaaaaatattgttagcaattaaaaaattatttgtcaaATTATCTATTATtcattatatttcaaattaCTCGCTATGTctaaagtatttttaatttctattaaaattttaaaagatatacCGTGTAGTGTGTAGATACGTTTTAAATAAAAGTTAcaccttttcaaaaaaaaaaaaaaaaagttacaaatacACCTAACTTTCATGAAAAAGAATACAATTACTATATCTTTAAGTTTTAATTGGTGCTACTCatttcttaaatttaaaaataagtgaAACTTAGCTTGTTAGGATAACTATGTCTGGTTTctattaaaaaagttatttacaCAAATTTTATGAGCTCAAAAAATGAATTACcatgaatcaaaatttaatagcataaaaatattttttgttaaaagttTAGTATCTACATATAAGATCACAATCAATTGCACAACATTCACAGATTTCTCTAGCAAAATGACATTATTCTGAGAAATTCTTATAATCATCCAAATGAGTCACCTATTCTTGCCATTCGAATTTGATTGTTTCAATTGGTTCCAAAATGCTAGTGAGTTCTCTCTAAAATTTTCCTCTCCTTTCTCTCTAAAAAGTTTTCTTCATATTCATCCTTTAAAAGGTTGGAAAAGGTGATTTTCCGGTTTCGATCGAAAATCACCTCATTTCCGCCCATAAATAAATAGATAATATATCGTTTTCCTCTTTATTGAATAAATCTCTATGTTTTTATTCCTCTCCGATATGGAGTTTATCCTTTTTttgaaagaattttttttaagtttatattcatTTTGTGGTTTGTCTTCTTAAATCTTATGAATCTAAAATTTTGTAGGTTTTTCTATCTAATCTCATAAAAATTTTATGAACAAAGATGATTGGAAATACTCAACTTCAACGGATCTAGCGGTTTCAAGGTCTAATTGAAAATGGGTCATACTCAAGACCCCGCACGCAACGGAACTTTGTTGCTATCATTTGCGGCCCAAGATGGCAATTTTAGCGGGATCAACGGTTTGTTTCTTCTTATTTTGGATTACTATTTTTGCTGGTTTTCTTTAttgttgtatttgtttttttttgttatttattaaattattgataGATTAATACTTGAAAGAtcatatagttttaatattgtgatatgattttttaaattatactttgaTCATGTTATcttttggaagaaaaaaaaaacctattCTTGCCATTCCACATGGCTTAAAATTAGAGGTCCTTGATTAATGCCCCATAACCTTCCCTGCCCCAATCTAATCCTTCCATAAAACACTAGCCCTAAATTCAATTAGTATTACTCAAAATTCAGAGATATTTTCTTCCAGATAAAAAAGAAACCAAGAAAAAATCATTAGCCAAAACTTGAGTTCTTATTTCAAAAACTCACCAACCTGCATAGATTACAAAAAgacccaacttatataaaaagtaaaacacTTGATTAATTTACAGAGAAACACGCCCACCATTATTATGCTAATTACAGTCATCATCGTAATTTAAAGACACTAATTTACACACTAATCTTAGTTTTTAAGCAGCATTAGCAACAGCAACTTTCTTGGTTCTTTTAGCAGCAGGGGACTTGATCGATTTAGGCTGTTTAGGTTTAGCAGAACCCGTCttcttcgcctttttagaaccCCCACCTTTCTTCGGAGCCTCAACTTTATTCAATGATCTCGTCTTTCTTGTAGTAACAGCACCAGTTTTTTTAGGTTTCGTCTGTGTCTTATTAGTTGCAGCTTTTGAAACCTTGGTGTCCTTTTCTTTCTTGTTCGAATCAGATAACTTATAAGAAGCTCTGATCTTGATTAGTTTTCCTCTTGCGGCCGAGTTTTTCAATTGCAGAGATAAAATTTTCTTGAAATTTGAAGGTAGAACTGCTTTGTGCTTCTCTTCCATGTACTTAGCTATGGCATATGGGCTTGATCCGCTCTTTTCATCTAAAGCAAATATGGCTTCTTTGATCATCTGGGTATTCAAGATAATTAGAAACTAATTAAGTTCATATAAGATGATTAATCAAGAAAGTTAATCAAGATTTTACCTGAAAATATGGAGGATGAGCAGCAGTCTTGGGTTGTTTAGGTTTCTTTTCTTTAGGAGCCCTTGTTTTCTTCTCTTTAGCTGGCTTTGCCTCCTCCGCCGTAGACGGTGGTTGTTCAACGCAGGCATCAGCAGCGGCAGCTTCTGTTTCTTTATCAGTTGACATAGTGTGATCACTGATCAATAATTTACTAATTACTATTATGAGGTCATTTGATAAGGGTAAGGTTCTATTTATAGTAAGAAAAGAATCTATGTCGGAAATAAGAGAATTCAGTGATTGGTTAATTTTGAGGTAATCAAGATTGCTAACGTGTATAAGATTGATCTAAAACGTACACGTGGAGTGGAATCAGAACATTAGTGAGTGAATGAAAGGCAGAGATGTGTGATTGTTTGGATAGGATCTCCAGCATGACCGACTTATATTGGTATTTcattaaaggtttggatttggaGAATGtgttttttgggttaatttggGGGTAATTTTTTCTGGGTATATTTGAGTTTTTAGTATTCAACTTTGGTTCAGATTGAAGAGGAGAAAGTGCAGATTCTGATGTGTTTAAAATGAGGTAAAATGGTTGAAATTTGGGTATGCATTCAGGGTTTTGAATAAAAACTGTGCTGCTTTGTTTTctccatttttgttttttaattttagaaggTTGGAATTCTATGGGTGACGACTAGTGGGTTAATGTAGGAGAAGGCTGTTTTTATACTTGCAATAGAAGTATAAAACTAGCCTGTCAATATTAGACTGACAACGACTgtttatgtaaaaaatatactaaaaagcaactaaattaattaaaattaagttttcttatggattttttttttaaattacccGGAAAAAAGTATTTACAAAATAATGACACGTGAAAATAATTTCCTGAGATATTGAGAaagaaatatttacaaaaatattggattaaaaaacacaaaaataaactaaaaataaaccaaaattgaaccgatttatttttactttatttttcgATATTAGCAATATCGAAAAACCCAAAAGAACACCAAAAATAACACTAAGAAAAATGTTGGATATGAAAAATGTTACTTTACATTACAACCTCATATATTTTCGAGATATCTGATCTAATTACATATACTACGACTCCTTCAATTATTGAAATATGCGGAACGTTACCCACTCGACTACGTTTTGTTAACAAACATCCTTAAAATTACACACTGCTGACGGTAATGCATCCGATGTACAAATTTTCCTACCACTCTTGCGGACACCATCTCATAATGATCACCATCCGACACCGTGATGCCACTATGTTTCCTTTCTGCCACTGTTATGTTCCTATATTCATAGTATCAATATATTTACCTAACACAAATCAAAATCCAAAACAATACAAATTATACATATAGAGTCTACCTATTTTTGTCCTTAGGCTTCACTCCTAGTTTAAAATTCACTAATCATGCCATGAAAATATTCATGCGCTGCTATATTTTCATAGGTAAACTACTATGGAAATTCCTTTTCATGCTCGAAAATTCTTCCGAGTAGAGAACAGAATGTCAACTAATGGGTAGTCAAAAcgaataaataaaacaaaatcactgtATCAAGATTCAAACATCAATATTTCGACTCAAAGCACCTCGATTTCCATATATCtttatttcaatattttgaccaaaaatacaAGATTCACACTTCAAACTCAAACCAGCTCAATACAACAAAAGCATGCTTGCTATCCTACCACAAGTTCGACGTGAATTTACTACCAgcagaaaaaaaacaaatcaaaccaaaaaaaatgatttgGGGCAAGTGAAACCGGCTGACGCTCACCTCTAAATCCTAAACAGGCCCAAAATGACATACATACATGAAAGAGCATGGTATTTAATTGCGATGTTTAAAGAGAGTGGCCAAGATCTTCAAACTTAATCCAAGAACCtaatatcaataaaaataaacaactaATTCTCAGCAAAAGAGACAAAATTTTGGTACTAACAGAGAAAAAAGGACACAACTTATGCAGGAGCATTCAGTATGCAGAGCTCTAAAATGTTTGATCAGACAAacctataaataaaattttataagagCACTTATGCATCCAGTGTAATAGAAACAGCATTTGGTACCAAGTCCATAGCCAGACATAACACATTGAATCAGCCATACAGATATCTTTAAAGAACCCACTAGAAATATACTCAATTGCACTAACATTACTAACAAagaaaaaacattatttttcttGGTGCCAAACTGAAACACCTAGAAATACAGCATGTTGTAATGAAGCATCGAATTAGACAAAAACAAAACACAGTAACTTATCAACAAAATAGGTAGCTATAGAGTGATACTGCCACTAtaattcctttttcttttctgtATTTACGATTTCTCCACAAaattccgacaaaaaaaaaagttttaaaaattaagtgttaTGTAATTAACTTTAATGAAAAACAATCCAACTAAACAAATCATATCTACTACTTTTTAACTATAACAATACGCATAAGGGAAAATAAAATCTACAGCTAACCTGAAACGCGTTATATACCAGACGACAAGTTCTTTATCAAGATTTAGCTGAAGATGCTTATATCTTAAATGGAAAAACCACAAgcaattttgaaattaaaccaaacatggTTCCACTCATAATCAAATTATCTGTAAGTAAAAGTTCACTAAGTTGACTGGCAATGAGATCAAGGCTGCATAAAAACAACATCACCTCATACAATCCCATCCTGATTTTGAAAAGTGGCACTGTCTTGAGTTGAAACAGCCCCAGTTTGAACACTATCAACAACAGAATCAACAGCTACATTAGCCGCCTTTAAAGTGTAAAACGACCACTAAAAGATACCAAAATTAAAGGCAAAATATCAAATCTACCAAACTCAACTACATCAAAATAACATACCATCTTGACAACCACCGTGATCACTAGTCTATGTTCATCAAGAATCACCAAGGACCAAATTTGACAATTACCGTGCTCTTGGAAGATAACAGAGCCAAGCTAGTCATATAGAATAGTAAACAACTTCCGCTACACTTGACAAACAAAATAACATCACCAGACTAGCATAAACTAGTCCAAGGTCCCTTTCAGGATGGTGCAATCTATTTTAGTTAGAAATTTTAGAATGGAACAGTATTTTTAaaccaaaatatgaaatagcagtagttattttgat
Coding sequences within it:
- the LOC126677864 gene encoding histone H3.3, which produces MARTKQTARKSTGGKAPRKQLATKAARKSAPTTGGVKKPHRYRPGTVALREIRKYQKSTELLIRKLPFQRLVREIAQDFKTDLRFQSHAVLALQEAAEAYLVGLFEDTNLCAIHAKRVTIMPKDIQLARRIRGERA
- the LOC126677522 gene encoding histone H1; translation: MSTDKETEAAAADACVEQPPSTAEEAKPAKEKKTRAPKEKKPKQPKTAAHPPYFQMIKEAIFALDEKSGSSPYAIAKYMEEKHKAVLPSNFKKILSLQLKNSAARGKLIKIRASYKLSDSNKKEKDTKVSKAATNKTQTKPKKTGAVTTRKTRSLNKVEAPKKGGGSKKAKKTGSAKPKQPKSIKSPAAKRTKKVAVANAA